In Arachis hypogaea cultivar Tifrunner chromosome 2, arahy.Tifrunner.gnm2.J5K5, whole genome shotgun sequence, a genomic segment contains:
- the LOC112722203 gene encoding D-glycerate 3-kinase, chloroplastic-like codes for MKIKPPRYDKSAFNGRGDRADPSTWPEVEGPLTVVLFEGWMLGFKPLSKEVVKAVDLQVRTRSSYLVFHGRKAHK; via the exons ATGAAGATAAAGCCACCTCGATATGACAAA TCTGCATTCAACGGAAGAGGCGACCGTGCTGATCCTTCAACTTGGCCAGAGGTCGAAGGACCCCTTACG GTTGTGTTATTTGAGGGTTGGATGCTCGGCTTCAAGCCTCTTTCTAAGGAAGTTGTGAAGGCTGTTGATCTTCAGGTCAGAACTAGAAGTTCATATTTAGTTTTCCATGGGAGGAAAGCTCACAAGTGA
- the LOC112722188 gene encoding uncharacterized protein, which translates to MFFLKKIFVVNDDEHKKYILSNLGNKWKNNRCKLFNEHYKSELGWDANVNLNPIGIPKDHWAAFLEYRLSPKTQEDLQKEIGEGASENEAYVKVFGKENSSYVRGMGFGVRPSQMIGSLSRSRESMQSTTTSGPSRTEYQNLKLQVQLLQEQVNFLVNYQKGQLPPGFPTEVADFESPTHTRPYSSASHEPQQHRPSNV; encoded by the exons atgttttttttgaagaaaatatTTGTTGTTAATGATGATGAACACAAAAAGTATATCTTGTCAAATCTTGGAAATAAGTGGAAGAATAATAGATGCAAGCTATTCAATGAGCATTATAAATCGGAACTTGGTTGGGATGCAAATGTTAATTTGAATCCAATTGGAATTCCCAAAGACCATTGGGCTGCATTTTTGGAATATAGATTGAGTCCAAAAACTCAG GAAGACTTACAAAAGGAAATTGGTGAGGGTGCTTCTGAAAATGAAGCATATGTTAAAGTATTTGGCAAAGAGAATTCAAGCTATGTTAGAGGTATGGGATTTGGTGTTCGTCCATCTCAAATGATTGGATCCTTATCCCGCTCAAGAGAGTCTATGCAATCTACTACAACTAGTGGACCATCAAGAACTGAATATCAAAACTTGAAGTTACAAGTACAATTGCTACAGGAACAAGTAAATTTTCTTGTGAATTATCAAAAGGGTCAATTGCCACCCGGTTTTCCTACTGAG GTTGCAGATTTTGAATCACCGACACATACAAGACCATATTCTTCTGCCAGTCATGAACCTCAACAACATAGGCCATCCAACGTTTAA